A region of Streptomyces sp. NBC_01142 DNA encodes the following proteins:
- a CDS encoding TIGR02391 family protein, producing MAARRHEPWPAPVVTAVAGVLGDTAQGLTGREIGQLLTTVKVPDVEGGNKRDRLAGALLAHQARQKASNCVIAFISAAMAPVLYAQQPHTFSRRQDDLNEILVHVGLRVNDEGRLARGPAAATLSEAARHASSLRSELRRRSTHPEVLRYCTLEILAKNPFHASLEAVKSVADRLRQLTGQGLDGARLVDSVLMPGQGTARVAINANVTGPELDEQKGLANLVKGLFSMYRNPAAHEPRLHRTVTDEELLELLTTLSMVHRRLDGAHVTP from the coding sequence ATGGCAGCGCGTAGACACGAGCCCTGGCCTGCACCGGTCGTCACTGCGGTGGCGGGTGTGCTCGGCGACACCGCGCAGGGGCTGACCGGTCGGGAGATCGGACAGCTGCTGACGACCGTGAAGGTGCCGGACGTGGAGGGCGGCAACAAGCGGGACCGGCTGGCCGGGGCGCTGCTGGCGCACCAGGCGCGCCAGAAGGCGTCGAACTGCGTGATCGCGTTCATCAGCGCAGCGATGGCCCCGGTGCTCTACGCGCAGCAACCACACACGTTCTCGCGCCGGCAGGACGACCTCAACGAGATCCTCGTCCATGTCGGGCTGCGGGTGAACGACGAGGGGCGCCTTGCCAGGGGGCCGGCCGCGGCCACGCTGAGCGAGGCCGCCCGGCACGCCAGTTCGCTGCGGTCGGAGCTGCGCCGCCGCTCCACGCATCCTGAGGTGCTGCGCTACTGCACGCTGGAGATCTTGGCCAAGAACCCTTTCCACGCCAGCCTGGAGGCGGTCAAGTCGGTGGCCGACCGGCTGCGTCAGCTCACCGGTCAGGGCCTGGACGGGGCGCGGCTGGTCGACTCGGTGCTCATGCCCGGCCAGGGCACGGCCCGGGTGGCCATCAACGCGAACGTCACCGGTCCGGAGCTGGATGAACAGAAGGGGCTGGCAAACCTGGTCAAGGGACTGTTCAGCATGTACCGCAACCCGGCCGCGCACGAGCCACGGCTTCACCGCACGGTCACCGACGAGGAGTTGCTGGAGCTGCTCACCACGCTGTCGATGGTGCACCGTCGGCTCGACGGCGCGCACGTCACCCCCTGA
- a CDS encoding restriction endonuclease, giving the protein MAAGEGKRVRAGGSSLLADFKQLGAMPSAHKRGYQLEVLLEQLFRRAHFRVDRNASVAKPRQTDLVARYGDTWYLIEAKWHNEPADINVFDSVRSRMERAASSAVVGVIISVNGFTDSAVEDLRVRRDRGPILLFGEDELTQVLSTPRSLVNLLQVKREELITHGRVHLAAVPKPRRRRRPATGLPGAEARLLDPDLKPLPYVKSRGGFGEFIFVPELPDVDWAFGSGSGVSLDVPVRPYNEDGIVELLYGLGSMGWTSAAPQWNIQQSSANWHGVGAREFVEALRAWKKREDTLENAHHTEQVTYFDTCQGGGFYTLTASIANHRFRAVYDCHLSFQLPGVPVDFQPIRHLFEQFDAAAFSYFRPLNGPAVVRHHLEQRVPLEVVGYVVSHSELDPMDCDDAPAEWVTGLLVRNPYRGEDGRSLSDEWPGRVTESELLVCALRSHHQLHEPKEVYHLYWWEYARTSDALALRPVADW; this is encoded by the coding sequence ATGGCTGCCGGTGAGGGGAAACGCGTCAGAGCGGGAGGGTCTTCGCTGCTGGCGGACTTCAAGCAGCTCGGGGCGATGCCGTCCGCCCACAAGCGGGGCTACCAGCTGGAGGTGCTGCTGGAGCAGTTGTTCAGGCGGGCGCACTTCCGGGTCGACCGCAACGCGTCCGTCGCGAAACCGCGGCAGACGGACCTGGTGGCCCGCTACGGGGACACCTGGTACCTGATCGAGGCCAAGTGGCACAACGAGCCGGCCGACATCAACGTCTTCGATTCCGTCCGCTCACGGATGGAGCGGGCCGCCTCATCCGCTGTCGTAGGCGTCATCATCAGCGTGAACGGCTTCACCGACTCGGCGGTGGAGGACCTGCGGGTGCGCCGGGACCGGGGGCCGATCCTGCTGTTCGGCGAAGACGAGCTGACTCAGGTCCTGAGCACACCGAGGTCGCTGGTCAACCTCCTGCAGGTGAAGCGGGAGGAACTGATCACCCACGGCCGCGTGCACCTCGCTGCTGTCCCCAAGCCCCGGCGTCGGCGCCGGCCGGCCACCGGCCTGCCGGGTGCCGAGGCGCGGCTGCTCGACCCCGACCTGAAGCCGCTGCCGTACGTCAAGTCCAGGGGCGGGTTCGGGGAGTTCATCTTCGTGCCGGAGCTGCCCGACGTGGACTGGGCGTTCGGCAGCGGCAGCGGCGTCTCTCTCGATGTGCCGGTCAGGCCGTACAACGAGGACGGCATCGTGGAGTTGCTGTACGGGCTGGGCTCGATGGGCTGGACCAGTGCCGCACCGCAGTGGAACATCCAGCAGTCGAGCGCGAACTGGCACGGCGTCGGCGCCCGCGAGTTCGTCGAGGCGCTGCGTGCCTGGAAAAAGCGCGAAGACACCCTGGAGAACGCCCACCACACCGAGCAGGTCACCTACTTCGACACCTGCCAGGGCGGAGGCTTTTACACCCTCACCGCGAGCATCGCCAACCACCGCTTTCGGGCGGTCTACGACTGTCACCTGTCGTTCCAGCTGCCCGGCGTCCCCGTGGACTTCCAGCCGATCCGGCACTTGTTCGAACAGTTCGACGCCGCAGCATTCAGCTACTTCCGTCCGCTGAACGGCCCGGCAGTCGTTCGGCACCACCTTGAGCAGAGGGTGCCGCTGGAGGTCGTCGGTTACGTCGTCTCGCACAGCGAGCTGGACCCGATGGACTGCGATGACGCGCCTGCAGAGTGGGTCACGGGCCTTCTGGTGAGAAATCCGTACCGAGGCGAGGACGGTCGGTCTCTCTCGGATGAGTGGCCGGGCCGGGTCACGGAGAGCGAACTGCTCGTCTGTGCCCTGCGGTCGCACCACCAGCTCCATGAGCCCAAGGAGGTGTACCACCTGTACTGGTGGGAGTACGCGCGTACCTCCGACGCCCTGGCCCTGCGACCCGTGGCCGACTGGTAG
- a CDS encoding Ku protein, which produces MSVLWSGHITCALVSVPVRLYTGIEEARPRLHRVHAADGARIRHRQVCEAEAREVGESEIGRGWQAPDGRVVVLRDEDLDHLPLATRKAVEIVGFVDERDVDPLLYERFYYAGPADGQAALRPYTLLVEAMTRKGVLAVAKFAARTRERLAVLRPRQGVLVVHALRWPEEVRPPEDIAVAAPATTRELELAETLIDHLTGVDISALHDEYGAALEQVVEAKLAGVGWEEPPEPVPPVDLMAALEASIRRARNGREPYP; this is translated from the coding sequence ATGAGCGTGTTGTGGTCCGGCCATATCACCTGCGCACTGGTGAGCGTGCCGGTGCGGCTCTACACGGGGATCGAGGAGGCGAGGCCGCGCCTTCACCGCGTGCACGCCGCGGACGGCGCCCGAATCCGGCACCGGCAGGTGTGCGAGGCCGAGGCCCGCGAGGTCGGCGAGTCCGAGATCGGCCGGGGCTGGCAGGCCCCGGACGGCCGGGTAGTCGTGTTGCGGGATGAGGACCTGGACCACCTTCCGCTGGCCACCCGCAAGGCCGTGGAGATCGTCGGCTTCGTCGACGAGCGGGACGTCGACCCGCTGCTGTACGAGCGGTTCTACTACGCCGGACCGGCCGACGGGCAGGCGGCTCTGCGCCCGTACACCCTGCTGGTAGAGGCGATGACCCGCAAAGGGGTCCTCGCCGTGGCCAAGTTCGCCGCGCGCACCCGGGAGCGCTTGGCGGTGCTGCGCCCGCGCCAGGGCGTCCTCGTGGTCCACGCCCTGCGGTGGCCGGAGGAAGTCCGCCCACCCGAGGACATCGCCGTGGCGGCGCCGGCCACCACACGGGAGCTGGAGCTCGCCGAGACGCTGATCGACCACCTGACCGGCGTGGACATCAGCGCCCTGCACGACGAGTACGGCGCAGCGCTGGAGCAGGTCGTGGAAGCCAAACTCGCGGGTGTGGGCTGGGAGGAGCCTCCCGAGCCGGTGCCGCCGGTGGACCTGATGGCGGCCCTGGAGGCCAGCATCCGCCGAGCCCGGAACGGGCGCGAGCCATACCCGTAA